The Medicago truncatula cultivar Jemalong A17 chromosome 4, MtrunA17r5.0-ANR, whole genome shotgun sequence genome includes a region encoding these proteins:
- the LOC25493743 gene encoding plant UBX domain-containing protein 10: protein MSSTVRDHRIVRRMTSLPRSIMSFVGIGRRRRNQNANFPLQFLDPPQPQNSLAAPEEWAFHDNFEQQYGNKHPFFYACRFNEAMKLAEQDQKFVFMYLHSVDHPFANVFCKETLCSELVIQFLDVNFVCWGALTDRGEGLQMVSRLRPTNFPCCAVISSAPNNSIIVLQQLEGPLSPTELVEILQTTLEEQGLAFGSDKAKRDEKIRADRKLREEQDAAYLEALKIDKEKERTKSLPSRERAQKPVETQKNTRNYEKLRSNPVNVSKFRENNKGNGSTGEKNGKGITSSGNATQVAQILIRFPNGERREHTFLCTDKIQSIFSYIDSLGLSGIENYRLISNFPRRVYGVDQMRMTLKDVGLYPKASLFLEPL, encoded by the exons ATGTCATCAACCGTAAGAGATCATAGGATAGTTCGCCGAATGACAAGCCTTCCTCGGAGCATAATGAGCTTTGTAGGaataggaagaagaagaagaaatcaaaatgcAAACTTTCCATTACAATTTTTAGACCCTCCACAACCACAAAATTCCTTAGCAGCTCCAGAAGAATGGGCTTTTCACGATAATTTTGAGCAACAATATGGCAACAAACATCCCTTCTTTTACGCTTGTCGTTTCAATGAAGCTATGAAGTTAGCAGAACAAGATCAAAAATTTGTGTTCATGTATCTTCATTCAGTAGACCACCCTTTTGCAAACGTGTTCTGCAAGGAAACTCTGTGTTCGGAGCTAGTGATTCAGTTTCTTGATGTGAATTTTGTTTGTTGGGGTGCACTTACAGATAGAGGAGAGGGTTTGCAAATGGTTTCAAGACTAAGGCCTACTAACTTTCCTTGTTGTGCTGTTATAAGTTCTGCTCCTAATAATAGCATAATTGTGTTGCAACAG TTAGAGGGACCACTCTCACCAACAGAGCTAGTTGAGATTCTACAAACAACATTGGAAGAACAAGGGCTGGCTTTTGGAAGTGATAAAGCTAAGCGAGATGAAAAGATCCGAGCAGATCGTAAACTCAGAGAAGAACAAGATGCTGCATATCTTGAGGCTTTGAAAATAGACAAG GAAAAAGAAAGGACCAAAAGTTTACCTTCAAGAGAGAGAGCTCAGAAGCCAGTGGAAACTCAAAAAAACACTAGAAATTATGAGAAGTTAAGGAGCAACCCTGTCAATGTTAGTAAATTTCGTGAGAATAACAAAGGAAATGGATCCACTGGTGAAAAGAATGGCAAGGGAATCACAAGTAGCGGGAACGCGACTCAAGTTGCACAG ATACTCATAAGGTTTCCAAATGGAGAAAGAAGAGAACATACTTTCCTATGCACGGACAAAATTCAGTCTATTTTCTCGTATATCGATTCATTAGGCTTGTCTGGAATTGAGAACTACAGACTCATATCAAATTTTCCTAGAAGGGTTTATGGTGTTGATCAAATGAGAATGACTCTCAAAGATGTTGGCTTGTATCCTAAAGCTAGTTTGTTCTTGGAGCCTTTGTGA
- the LOC25493742 gene encoding uncharacterized protein has translation MDMKGYYSVSWTNKYMKDSFFSFQLTRRQHQCKQENHVVSEQTTTSLNHSLKLSSSTSLNTLSPILHLFVTLLLFFTSISPILSHPIVSNSTSSQVQSHSKANQTFRPDVALHKLKRIRAHLKKINKLPVKTIKSPDGDLIDCIISHQQPAFDHPLLKGQKPLDPPERPKGYNKNGENATNNFQLWIDSGEECPKGTVPIRRTTEQDFLRASSIRRFGRKPRGVRRDSTGNGHEHAVVFVNGEQYYGAKASINVWTPRVTDQYEFSLSQIWVIAGSFGNDLNTLEAGWQVSPELYGDNYPRFFTYWTTDAYQATGCYNLLCSGFIQTNNRIAIGAAISPRSFYSGRQFDIGLMIWKDPKHGHWWLEFGSGLLVGYWPANLFSHLRSHASMVQFGGEIVNSRSRGYHTGTQMGSGHFSGEGFRKAAYFRNLQVVDWDNNLLPLSNIHQLADHSNCYDVKEGRNNVWGTYFYYGGPGRNVRCP, from the exons ATGGATATGAAAGGATATTATTCAGTTTCTTGGACAAACAAATATATGAAAgactcatttttttcatttcaactcACAAGAAGACAACACCAATGCAAACAAGAAAATCATGTTGTCTCAGAACAAACAACTACTTCACTAAATCATTCCCTCAAATTGTCTTCTTCTACTTCCCTAAATACTCTATCACCTATTCTACATCTTTTTGTTACTTTGCTTCTGTTTTTTACCTCAATTAGTCCAATTTTGTCACACCCCATTGTCTCAAATTCAACTTCATCACAAGTACAATCTCACTCCAAGGCTAACCAAACTTTTAGACCAGATGTTGCATTGCATAAATTGAAGAGAATCAGAGCTCATTTGAAGAAAATCAACAAGCTTCCCGTCAAGACAATTAAG AGTCCAGATGGAGATTTGATAGATTGTATTATATCTCATCAACAACCAGCTTTTGACCATCCACTACTCAAAGGACAAAAACCATTG GATCCACCAGAAAGGCCAAAAGGGTACAACAAGAATGGAGAAAATGCAACAAATAACTTTCAGCTTTGGATTGATTCTGGTGAAGAATGTCCTAAAGGAACTGTTCCAATCAGAAGAACAACAGAACAAGATTTTCTTAGAGCAAGCTCCATAAGAAGATTTGGAAGAAAACCAAGAGGTGTACGGAGAGACTCAACAGGCAATGGTCATGAG CATGCAGTTGTTTTTGTAAATGGAGAACAATACTATGGAGCAAAAGCAAGCATAAATGTGTGGACACCAAGGGTAACTGATCAATATGAATTCAGCTTATCACAAATATGGGTTATTGCTGGATCATTTGGTAATGATCTTAATACATTAGAAGCTGGATGGCAG GTAAGTCCTGAGTTATATGGTGATAATTATCCAAGATTCTTTACTTATTGGACA aCGGATGCATATCAAGCAACTGGATGTTACAATTTACTATGTTCTGGATTTATTCAAACAAACAATAGAATAGCAATAGGGGCAGCAATCTCCCCAAGATCGTTCTATAGTGGAAGACAATTTGATATTGGCTTAATGATTTGGAAA GACCCAAAACATGGACATTGGTGGCTTGAATTTGGATCAGGGCTATTAGTTGGATATTGGCCAGCAAACTTGTTTAGTCACTTGAGAAGTCATGCAAGCATGGTACAATTTGGAGGTGAAATTGTGAATTCACGTTCAAGAGGCTACCACACTGGCACACAAATGGGAAGTGGGCATTTTTCAGGAGAAGGTTTTAGAAAAGCAGCTTATTTTAGAAACTTACAAGTAGTTGATTGGGACAATAACTTGCTTCCTTTATCAAATATTCACCAATTGGCTGATCATTCAAATTGCTATGATGTAAAAGAGGGAAGAAATAATGTTTGGggaacttatttttattatggAGGTCCTGGAAGGAATGTGAGATGTCCATGA